One window from the genome of Corvus moneduloides isolate bCorMon1 chromosome 9, bCorMon1.pri, whole genome shotgun sequence encodes:
- the LEPR gene encoding leptin receptor isoform X2, translating to MCGQIIPTMFVLMDFLQMAAAHCMVHPVPPRNFTLPCVLLNETFLSPFSAGSWSGLRRELGTPKTKSLMNEESFLCCLWSASNIGCSLYRASMQARKFIPSEINISAPQQIDWSWNVECRIRGKLDLLVCNLQLLKLDLRDDLKVNLLYSESELSQGAASTSSLQGTVRVARCDCREQDTCECPVASPSLNHTYLLWLEMVAGGTALGSPPMSLQPTDIVKPEAPVNLQLELAERGQVKLCWSSPVLLPFPLQHQVRISAPPGHGECQMLQVALETSVAIDSALLDSPSSVQVRSRNLRGPGFWSDWSTPYNPTLGAQVLYFPPKTLTSAGSNISFLCIYKNKSKPVEAQEVVWWLNLAEEIPASQYSLVNNRVSKVTLFNLKATKPRGSFFYNALYCCHQSRECHHRYAELYVVDMDFNISCETDGYLTKMTCRWSANPTTLLLGSLQLRYYRSQIYCSDFPSPSPNSEVKECHLQRNHSYECTFQPIFLLSGYTMWIEFEHFLGTLESSPTCVIPADVVKPLPPSNVGAELTRNVGLLNVSWTKPVFANRDLTFQIRWNAGNREGIPWQLYEVPNSTGSSAVIKVEQLCVEYVVQVRCRELDGSGFWSDWSRAARTLVQDIRAPLHGPEFWRIISEDPARKQRNVTLVWKPLMENHSLCSVSRYIIKHQIPGNPSWEEYVDHGTTWSFPWIEPTHTITILAMNSVGISAVNSNLTLSQQMSTVDAVQSLSAYLVNSTCVVVVWTLSPHIPEVTSFVIEWKNLNKEEEMKWLRVPPNLRKYFIYDHFILIEKYQFSLYPVFAGGVGKARATDQFAEGGFETGNNGSLHVVLPIVFSTSVLLLGALLVSHPRMKKLFWEDVPNPKNCSWAQGVNFQQPEALEHLLAKHPEPMSFEPLLLEAEIVLEDISVTKALEKEEPRDFLGIDSMFPTPQESECDSACSSSHFQGSSFSRSSQDGETTAQCDLKYATVISDSQSSGLCRQKTNPRSCFDECFLAEDSVVFGAFSSGAWEVGSGALVAFPGSPGWQPSRALSLTSSEGFSEPLDDAFPGSAERSLYYLGITSLQKGERDIFLTESSGGMCQLQSTDLLTEGAVLQHIPANVKEFIHSSLKPKATVPYVPQFRMAASKGQEATEKK from the exons ATGTGTGGGCAAATCATCCCAACCATGTTTGTGTTGATGG ACTTCCTTCAGATGGCAGCTGCCCATTGCATGGTCCATCCAGTTCCTCCCAGGAACTTCACACtgccctgtgtgctgctgaatGAGACCTTTCTGAGCCCTTTctcagctgggagctggtcTGGTCTGAGGAGAGAACTTGGAACACCCAAAACCAAGTCTTTAATGAATGAAGAAAGTTTTCTCTGTTGCCTTTGGAGTGCCAGCAACATTGGCTGTTCTTTGTACAGAGCAAGCATGCAGGCAAGGAAGTTTAttccttcagaaataaatatctctGCTCCTCAGCAAATAG ATTGGAGCTGGAACGTGGAATGTAGGATTAGAGGCAAGCTGGACCTGTTAGTTTGTAACCTGCAGCTTTTGAAGCTGGACCTGAGAGATGACCTGAAGGTTAATCTTCTATACTCTGA ATcagagctgtcccagggagCTGCATCCACGAGCTCTCTGCAGGGGACAGTGAGGGTGGCTCGGTGTGactgcagggagcaggacaCCTGTGAGTGCCCGGTGGCCTCCCCGAGCCTCAACCACACCTACCTCCTGTGGCTGGAGATGGTGGctggtggcacagccctggggtcCCCTCCGATGTCGCTGCAGCCCACGGACATAG TGAAGCCTGAGGCCCCTGTGaacctgcagctggagctggctgagAGGGGCCAGGTGAAGCTCTGCTGGTCCAGCCCCgtgctgctgccattccctctgcagcaccaAGTGAGGATCTCTGCTCCCCCGGGACACGGGGAGTGCCAG ATGCTTCAGGTTGCTCTGGAAACCTCAGTGGCCATAGACAGTGCCCTACTTGACTCTCCATCCTCAGTGCAAGTGAGGAGCAGGAATCTCCGTGGTCCAGGGTTCTGGAGTGACTGGAGCACACCCTACAACCCCACTTTGGGAG CTCAAGTCCTGTACTTCCCTCCCAAGACCCTGACCAGTGCTGGCTccaacatttcatttctgtgcatctataaaaacaaaagcaagccTGTAGAGGCCCAGGAGGTGGTTTGGTGGCTGAATTTAGCAGAAGAAATCCCAGCCAGCCAATATTCTCTTGTGAACAATCGTGTAAGCAAAGTTACTCTTTTCAACTTGAAAGCAACCAAACCTAGAGGAAGTTTCTTCTATAACGCTTTGTACTGTTGTCACCAAAGTAGGGAATGTCACCATAGATACGCTGAATTATATGTAGTAG ACATGGATTTTAATATCTCCTGTGAGACTGATGGATACTTAACTAAAATGACTTGCAGATGGTCTGCAAACCCAACCACCTTGCTCCTGGGGAGTTTGCAGTTAAGATATTACAG GAGCCAAATTTATTGCTCTGACTTTCCAAGCCCATCTCCAAACTCAGAGGTGAAGGAATGCCATTTGCAGAGGAATCATTCCTACGAGTGCACATTCCAGcctattttccttttatctggATATACCATGTGGATAGAGTTTGAGCACTTCCTGGGAACACTGGAATCCTCCCCAACTTGTGTCATTCCAGCAGATGTGG taAAGCCTCTCCCCCCTTCCAACGTGGGAGCAGAACTCACCAGGAACGTGGGGCTGCTGAACGTGAGCTGGACCAAGCCTGTCTTTGCCAACAGGGATCTGACCTTCCAGATCCGCTGGAatgcagggaacagggaagggATTCCATGGCAG CTTTATGAAGTCCCAAACTCCAcaggcagctcagctgtgaTAAAAGTTGAGCAGCTTTGTGTGGAATACGTGGTGCAGGTGCGGTGCAGGGAATTGGATGGATCTGGATTCTGGAGCgactggagcagagcagcccgAACCCTCGTGCAGGACATCAGAG CTCCTTTGCACGGCCCTGAATTTTGGAGAATCATTTCTGAGGATCCAGCAAGGAAGCAGAGGAATGTTACACTTGTGTGGaag CCCCTGATGGAGAATCACTCGTTGTGCAGCGTGAGCAGATACATCATAAAGCACCAGATCCCAGGAAACCCCTCCTGGGAGGAATACGTGGATCATGGCACCACCTGGTCCTTTCCATGGATTGAGCCAACACACACCATCACCATTTTAGCCATGAATTCTGTTGGAATTTCTGCAGTTAATTCTAatttaactctatcccagcaaATGAGCACAG tGGATGCTGTGCAATCCCTGAGCGCTTACCTGGTGAACAGCACCTGTGTGGTTGTGGTTTGGACTCTGTCCCCCCACATCCCTGAGGTAACATCCTTTGTGATTGAGTGGAAGAACCTCAACAAAGAGGAGGAGATGAAATGGCTGCGAGTTCCTCCAAATCTcaggaagtattttatttatg ATCACTTTATCCTGATTGAGAAGTACCAGTTCAGCCTGTACCCTGTGTTTGCTGGAGGAGTTGGCAAAGCCAGAGCCACGGATCAGTTTGCCGAAG GTGGATTTGAAACTGGGAATAATGGCAGCCTCCACGTGGTTCTGCCAATTGTTTTTTCCACCTCAGTGTTGCTGCTGGGAGCGTTGCTGGTTTCACATCCAAG GATGAAGAAGCTGTTCTGGGAGGACGTTCCCAACCCCAAGAACTGCTCGTGGGCACAAGGAGTTAATTTCCAGCAG CCTGAAGCTCTGGAGCATCTCCTTGCCAAGCATCCCGAGCCAATGTCATTTGAGCCTCTTCTCCTGGAGGCAGAGATCGTGCTGGAAGACATCAGTGTCACCAAAGCCTTGGAAAAAGAAGAGCCACGGGATTTTTTAGGAATTGATTCCATGTTTCCAACCCCCCAGGAGTCGGAATGTGACTCCGCGTGCTCCAGCAGCCACTTCCAgggcagcagcttctccaggagctcccaggaCGGAGAAACCACGGCTCAGTGTGACCTCAAATATGCCACTGTCATCAGTGATTCCCAATCCAGTGGGCTTTGCCGACAGAAAACGAACCCAAGGAGTTGTTTTGATGAGTGTTTCCTAGCAGAAGATTCCGTAGTTTTTGGGGCCTTCTCCAGTGGTGCTTGGGAGGTGGGCAGTGGGGCACTGGTGGCATTCCCTGGCTCCCCTGGCtggcagcccagcagggctctCTCCCTGACTTCCTCAGAGGGATTCTCGGAGCCTTTGGACGACGCTTTCCCAGGCAGCGCTGAGCGGAGCCTCTATTACCTCGGGATAACATCCCTgcaaaagggagaaagggacaTTTTCCTGACAGAAAGTTCCGGGGGGATGTGTCAGCTCCAAAGCACGGATCTGCTCACGGAGGGGGCGGTtctccagcacatcccagcaaaTGTCAAGGAGTTTATCCACAGCAGCCTCAAGCCTAAAGCCACTGTTCCCTATGTTCCACAGTTCCGGATGGCTGCATCCAAAGGGCAGGAGGCCACGGAGAAAAAGTGA